The DNA segment ttgtgtgattgtgattgtgtgattgtgattgtgtgattgtgattgtgtgattgtgattgtgtgattgtgattgtgtgattgtgattgtgtgattgtgactgtgtgattgtgtgtgtgtgtgattgtgtgattgtgtggttgtgtgattgtgtgattgtgtgattgtgtgattgtgtgattgagtgattgtgtgattgtgtgattgtgtgattgtgtgattgtgtgattgtgtgactgtgtgattgtgtgattgtgtgattgtgtgattgtgtgattgtgtgattgtgtaattgtgattgtgcgattgtgattgtgtgattgtgtgattgtgtgattgtgtgcttgtgtgattgtgtgattgtgattgtgtgattgtgtgattgtgattgtgtgattgtgattgtgtgattgtgattgtgtgattgtgattgtgtgattgtgactgtgtgattgtgtgagtgtgtgattgtgtgattgagtgattgtgtgcttgtgtgattgtgtggttgtgagattgtgtgattgtgtgattaggtgattgtgtgattgtgtgattgtgtgattgtgtgattgtgtgattgtgtgattgtgtgattgtgtgactgtgtgattgtgtgattgtgtgattgtgtgattgtgtgattgtgtgattgtgtgattgtgtaattgtgattgtgcgattgtgattgtgtgattgtgtgattgtgtgattgtgtgattgtgtgattgtgtgattgtgagattgtgtgtttgtgtgcttgtgtgattgtgtgattgtgatgtgtgattgtgattgtgtgattgtgattgtgtgattgtgattgtgtgattgtgattgtgtgattgtgattgtgtgattgtgattgtgtgattgtgattgtgttcaagaaacggtcaaggatcgctccagaaattcccagaacgtttgtgttttgtttttaaatttgacgaacgatgtctcgacgagcttcccttccgtttgtgtacttcccgcctcgtaggcctcggggagagtggtgcggagcgggagggcagccgcgagacatcgtgaaatttcgagtaacgccaaagttctggagagttcctggaagaccagtataaagggaggggtaatcgcgatcgagtctagtacgtaaatagaagcgagcgagtaaacgtcaacagtcttttttgtaaacttatattctttaaatacatttaaatgtcTCTTTAAAACACTCTTTCAGTCTTCCAACCCTCACAAACGAATAACGAGTAGCTTCGTTCGTGCAGACCGGCAAATCTTTATTTCGGGCAGACAATTTGAATTCGAGATttctctatcgaacaaattccccgaacatttggtccttcgagccggatgcgAGAAACGAACCCGTTCCTTCGTGCCTTGAGTGGAAGTGACTAGTGTTGTGCTGGAGAACTAGTGAGTGCCTTTTCGAAAAGTGGAGTGTGTTTTCCGCTTCTTCGGATCTGCTAAACTCAATTCGCTCGCGTTGCCTCGCTTCTTTTCTCTTTCGTACTCGTGCTGTGACGTCACTTGTTGTCGTTTCGGTGTCGGCCGACCAGTCAGTGTTTATAAACTTGCGACAGCTGATACTTCTAGAAGTCGATCCAAATTCGGTGACAACTATCGGTGGTTTCAACAGCTgcatctgaaattttttaaaaattatacttaagtgagaacttcaaaaaaaaaaaaaatctcaTCATGCCGAACACCGCCTCATTCTCCGACCTCCTACGTGAACAGGAAGAACTCGCCGGCTGGATCCAGCGGTTCTGGAGCAACCTTTGCAAACTGGGGAAGGATAAAATAACTCGCGCCGTATTGGAGCAGCGAATGGGTCTCCTTGACCGCTACTGGAGCTCCTTCTTTTCCGGGCATCGAGCTTTGATGCGATGCAAAGAAGCCGCAGCAAGTTCTTATGTACAACAAGATGTTTTTACCACGATAGAGGAGGCCTATTTAAACACGTCGGCAATGATAGCGCAGCAGCTCGCGGATCGAACTCCTTCGCTACGCTCTGAAGTCGAGCAGATTGCAGCGCAGCCACAGCTGCCAAAAATTGATCTTCCGACCTTCTCCGGTGACCCCCTACAGTGGGAAAGCTTCCGCGACTTATTTAAGAGCCTGGTACATGACGTACCCCACTTATCGGATGTTAAAAAACTCCTCTATTTGAAGTCAAGTTTGACCGGAAGTGCGGCGGAAGTGATTCAAAATACCCCCATTACGGAGGCTGGTTACCGTGGAGCTTGGGAGGATTTAGAGCTACGATACGGAAATTCTCGCTTATTATCATTTTCGCATCATCGTGCTCTCCTCGCCTGCCCACCTGCAAAACAACAATCGGCTTCGGAATTAAAACGACTGCTCGATACATTTCGACAAACGATTCGAGCATATACTACCTTGAAGAAACCAGTCACAGCCTGGGATGAATGGTTCGTCTACCTATTAACCCAAAAATTGGACAAAGTTACTCACCTGGCCTGGGAAACTTCCTTGGTGAATTCTAGGGAGATACCATCATTCTATGAGCTGTCTAAGTTCCTGGAAAACCGCATCCAGGCGTTGGATGCCGCTCAGATGACAGACCCTGCTGCTCAGGCTACTCCCAGCAACGACGGCAAGTCTAAAATTAAAGGGGGTACCGCCGTTAAGAAGTCTGCATCGACTTTCCACACAACGAAAAATACGGCTTCCCGGAAATGCCCCTCTTGTTCTGGCAATCATGGACTAGGATATTGTACAAAGTTTAAAACATTATCTCCGGCCAAACGCAAGGGACGCGCAGAAGAACTGGGTGTTTGCTACAACTGCCTGAACACTGGACACGAGCAGCAGAAGTGTCCTTCCTCGCAAAAATGCTTGGCCTGCAGTCGACGACACCACACTCTGCTGCATGATGCAATGACATCGAGCCCGTCTCCAACAAAGATGGTACAAAAGGCATCAACGTCTGGTGACACCGCTGGCTTATCTTCCGATCAAGGTCCTTCAACTGCAAACGCTCTTGCCCTAACGGTGTCTCGCTCAGTTGCACTGTTAGCTACAGCCCGTGTCAAGTTGGAGGCGCCGTCTGGAGAAATGATAGAAGTCCGAGCTCTTCTTGACACTGGATCGGACTCGTCCTTCGTGACCTCCTGGGTTGCCCAAGCCCTGCGCTTGCCACGGCGGGCGGTACGGGTCGCAATTTCGGGAGTCCAGGAACAGGAAAGTGGAGTTGCAACCCGTGAAGTGAACTTTGTCGTCCGTTCCCGTCATTCCGAAGACTTCCGGCTGTCCGTTCGAGCTCTAGTGCTAAGGAAGCTCACTTCTTTGTTGCCGACACACCAAGTCAAAGGCTCTTCTTGGCCTCACCTTCAAGGCCTTCCTTTGGCAGACCCAGACTTTGGAGTGCCATCTCGTGTGGATCTTATCCTTGGAGCCGATGTGTGCGGGAGCCTTTTCCAGGAGGGAACTCGTGTGGGACCCGAAGGATCGCCTGTCGCTAAACTCACCCCTTTCGGCTGGGTGTTAATGGGGACCACTTCCTTAGACAACTCTTTGGTAACTGGGACAGCTCGTAGCTTTCACACTCAGACGGAGGACTCCGTCACCAAGCTTCTCCAACAGTTCTGGGAAGTGGAGGAGGTGAGGGAGCCAACCTCACTATCAGAGGAAGAGGAGAGGTGCGAGAGGCATTTCCAGGAAACTCATACGCGGGATTCAAACGGTCGGTATATTGTTTGCTTACCATTCATCCGAGATCCAGTTGCCACACTTAAACCTTCCAGGTCAACAGCtctaaaattaatgttaaactgTGAACGTCGGCTTGCGTCAAATGACAGCTTGAAGGAAAGCTATGGTAGCTTTATGAAGGAGTATCTAACCTTGAATCATATGCAGGTTGCATCGGAACCGGATCCCCAGCATCCGGCGTACTATTTACCTCATCACGCTGTTGTAAAGAAGCACGATCTCACTGCGAAGATTCGGGTAGTCTTCAACGCGTCGTTCCGGACCGCTTCAGGATACTCCCTGAATGATTGCTTGGCAACTGGACCTAAAATGCAAACAGACTTATGGCTCATTCTGACTCGCTGGCGTCTATTTCGTATAGCTTTTACTACTgacattattaaaatgtttcgtCAAATAAAGGTACACCAGGCAGATGCGGATTGGCAAAGGATTTTATGGCGTCCGAACCCTGGCGTTTCAGTGCAAGATTACCAATTAACCACAGTCACCTATGGGACCGCCTGTGCCCCCTTTTTGGCATTGAGGGTGCTGGCACAACTGGTTAAGGATGAAGGAGGTCGTTTTCCCCTTGGAGCTCGAGCGATACAACGACATACATATGTCGACGATATTCTAGCCGGAGCGGATGATTTAGAAAATGCATTCGAATTAAAACGCCAGGTTATATCTATCTTTAGAGCTGGTGGATTCGAACTAAGTAAGTGGGCTTCGAATCTACCGCAGCTCCAGGAAGAGGACAGTACTGAATCCCACCGCTTTCATGAGAAAACAGGAGTTAGTACCTTGGGTGTAATCTGGTGTCCCCGCGACGACACTTTTTCTCTTCGGGTCGCCGGTCCAATGAGCCAATCGGATAAAATCTCAAAAAGATCGATCCTCTCGGAGGTGGCGAGCTTCTTCGATCCACTGGGCTGGACAGCACCTGTGTTAATTTACgccaaaatattattacaagatCTCTGGCTACTCGGTATCGATTGGGACCAAGACCTACCTGAAGCTACCCAAACCACTTGGCACTCCTTCAGGACCTCCCTTAGCCAGCTCGACGCTCTTTCCATTCCACGCTGGACTCGCTACTTGGGAGATCGCACCGAGAAGGTGGAGTTGCACGGGTTCTGCGATGCATCTCAAAGGGCCTACGCTGCAGCCGTCTATCTGCGAGTAATGCATAAGGGAGAAATTTCAACCATGCTTTTGACAATACCAAGGCTAGAGCTGTGCAGCGCGGTACTTTTGTCAAAACTCATGACCCAAGTAAGGGACGGTCTGG comes from the Megachile rotundata isolate GNS110a unplaced genomic scaffold, iyMegRotu1 scaffold0083, whole genome shotgun sequence genome and includes:
- the LOC143266190 gene encoding uncharacterized protein LOC143266190; the protein is MPNTASFSDLLREQEELAGWIQRFWSNLCKLGKDKITRAVLEQRMGLLDRYWSSFFSGHRALMRCKEAAASSYVQQDVFTTIEEAYLNTSAMIAQQLADRTPSLRSEVEQIAAQPQLPKIDLPTFSGDPLQWESFRDLFKSLVHDVPHLSDVKKLLYLKSSLTGSAAEVIQNTPITEAGYRGAWEDLELRYGNSRLLSFSHHRALLACPPAKQQSASELKRLLDTFRQTIRAYTTLKKPVTAWDEWFVYLLTQKLDKVTHLAWETSLVNSREIPSFYELSKFLENRIQALDAAQMTDPAAQATPSNDGKSKIKGGTAVKKSASTFHTTKNTASRKCPSCSGNHGLGYCTKFKTLSPAKRKGRAEELGVCYNCLNTGHEQQKCPSSQKCLACSRRHHTLLHDAMTSSPSPTKMVQKASTSGDTAGLSSDQGPSTANALALTVSRSVALLATARVKLEAPSGEMIEVRALLDTGSDSSFVTSWVAQALRLPRRAVRVAISGVQEQESGVATREVNFVVRSRHSEDFRLSVRALVLRKLTSLLPTHQVKGSSWPHLQGLPLADPDFGVPSRVDLILGADVCGSLFQEGTRVGPEGSPVAKLTPFGWVLMGTTSLDNSLVTGTARSFHTQTEDSVTKLLQQFWEVEEVREPTSLSEEEERCERHFQETHTRDSNGRYIVCLPFIRDPVATLKPSRSTALKLMLNCERRLASNDSLKESYGSFMKEYLTLNHMQVASEPDPQHPAYYLPHHAVVKKHDLTAKIRVVFNASFRTASGYSLNDCLATGPKMQTDLWLILTRWRLFRIAFTTDIIKMFRQIKVHQADADWQRILWRPNPGVSVQDYQLTTVTYGTACAPFLALRVLAQLVKDEGGRFPLGARAIQRHTYVDDILAGADDLENAFELKRQVISIFRAGGFELSKWASNLPQLQEEDSTESHRFHEKTGVSTLGVIWCPRDDTFSLRVAGPMSQSDKISKRSILSEVASFFDPLGWTAPVLIYAKILLQDLWLLGIDWDQDLPEATQTTWHSFRTSLSQLDALSIPRWTRYLGDRTEKVELHGFCDASQRAYAAAVYLRVMHKGEISTMLLTIPRLELCSAVLLSKLMTQVRDGLDLPATLTAWTDSSVALSWIRGHASLWKPFVAHRVSSIQTRIPADRWRHVQSSSNPADLATRGISPSELLDSRLWWHGPSWLAQASNLWPTSIPEEDGSIDLEKRRVTVHVHTNRTEEELFSRFSSLTRLLQVLSYCFRFSRLAQRKPCEKGPIRTLERAHALRVALRTSQRNHFEKDIEQLRQGRELSKGSPLASLRPFLDKEGLLRVGGRLTNAMLSYDEKHPIIVAKSCALTRLLILDSHHRTLHGGPQLTRSLLLRKFWILRGGALVRSVIRDCVRCARFSGRPASQLMSSLPLDRITPHRPFLISGVDYAGPIMLRTTSGRGYKAYKGYICLFVCLTTRAVHLEVVSDLTSASFLAAFQRFIGRRGRCATLYSDNATVFRGADRELTQRFNAASTFYKETALALEKDGTTWRFIPPYAPHFGGLWEAGVKSVKHHLRRIIGESKLTFEEMSTLLCQIEACLNSRPLYALSEDPSDFSALTPGHFLIGEPTCVTPEPDPSAPLMSLTTRWRLISNMRSQFWRRWRNEYLHTLQQLPKWRHQKENLEIGRLVLLRDELQPPAKWSMGRIETLHPGTDGHTRVVTVRTANGLVTRPIVKICPLPVPPSDAT